The following are encoded together in the Janthinobacterium sp. Marseille genome:
- a CDS encoding propionate--CoA ligase translates to MSFDAAAYDAFYRLSVDDPHSFWATQAKRIDWHKPFSKTLDYDKPPFAKWFVGGETNLCYNAVDRHLATRADQPALVAISTETDTETTYTYAQLHAEVSRSAAMMQALGVGQGDRVLIYMPMVAEAAFAMLACARIGAIHSVVFGGFASTSLATRIDDATPVLIISADAGSRGCHVTPYKCLLDEAIALAEHKPAHVLMLDRGLAPMKTIEGRDVDYATLRRQHMDAVVPVAWLESNAPSYILYTSGTTGKPKGVLRDVGGYAVALATSMDLIFCGKPGETFFCTSDIGWVVGHSYIIYGPLLAGMTTILYEGLPIRPDASIWWSIVEKYKVTRMSSAPTAIRVLKKQPLELLQKHDLSSLKALYLAGEPLDQTTSDWISGVLGVPVIDNYWQTETGWPIISVAKGVGDKPTRSGSPGQPMYGYKAKVINEETGEECAPNEKGVVIIEGPLPPGCLQTLYGDDQRFVSTYWRNFKREAYSTFDWGIRDADGYYFILGRTDDVINVAGHRLGTREIEESISSHANVSEVAVVGVENPIKGQCAVAFVILKNAAAAADPDEARKLEAEIMKVVDKRLGPIGRPSHVYFVSALPKTRSGKLLRRSIQAICEGRDPGDLSVIEDPAALQQIRSVLVTA, encoded by the coding sequence ATGAGTTTCGATGCCGCAGCATACGACGCATTTTATCGTCTGTCAGTTGATGACCCGCACAGCTTTTGGGCGACGCAGGCCAAACGTATTGATTGGCACAAGCCATTCAGCAAGACGCTGGATTACGATAAGCCACCTTTCGCCAAATGGTTTGTCGGTGGTGAAACCAATCTTTGCTACAACGCAGTGGATCGCCACCTCGCGACTCGGGCTGATCAGCCTGCGCTGGTCGCCATCTCTACCGAAACCGATACGGAGACGACTTATACCTATGCGCAATTACATGCCGAGGTAAGCCGCAGCGCCGCCATGATGCAGGCGCTCGGCGTCGGGCAAGGCGATCGCGTATTGATTTACATGCCGATGGTGGCGGAAGCCGCATTCGCGATGCTGGCCTGCGCCCGCATCGGCGCGATCCATTCGGTGGTGTTCGGCGGCTTTGCGTCGACCAGCCTGGCGACGCGCATCGATGATGCGACACCGGTCCTCATCATCTCGGCCGATGCCGGTTCCCGCGGCTGTCACGTCACACCTTATAAATGCCTGCTGGATGAAGCCATTGCATTGGCGGAACACAAGCCTGCCCATGTGCTGATGCTGGATCGCGGCCTGGCACCGATGAAAACTATCGAAGGACGCGACGTCGATTACGCTACTTTGCGCCGGCAACATATGGATGCTGTGGTACCGGTAGCATGGCTGGAATCGAATGCACCGTCCTACATCCTGTATACCTCGGGCACCACTGGTAAACCGAAAGGTGTATTGCGCGATGTCGGCGGCTACGCAGTGGCATTGGCAACTTCGATGGACCTGATCTTTTGCGGCAAACCCGGCGAAACCTTTTTTTGTACGTCGGATATAGGCTGGGTGGTCGGGCATTCCTACATTATCTATGGCCCCCTGTTGGCAGGCATGACCACCATCCTCTACGAAGGTTTGCCGATACGACCGGATGCATCGATATGGTGGAGCATCGTTGAAAAATACAAAGTCACACGCATGTCGTCGGCGCCAACCGCAATCCGGGTATTGAAGAAGCAGCCACTCGAGCTATTGCAGAAGCACGATCTGTCTTCACTCAAAGCACTGTACCTGGCCGGCGAACCACTCGATCAGACCACCTCGGACTGGATCTCGGGTGTGCTGGGCGTGCCGGTGATCGACAACTACTGGCAGACTGAAACCGGCTGGCCCATCATCTCGGTCGCCAAAGGCGTAGGTGACAAACCCACCCGCTCCGGCAGTCCCGGCCAACCGATGTATGGCTACAAGGCCAAAGTCATCAATGAAGAGACCGGTGAAGAATGCGCGCCCAATGAAAAAGGCGTGGTCATTATCGAAGGCCCCTTGCCACCCGGTTGCCTGCAAACCCTGTACGGCGACGACCAGCGCTTTGTCAGTACCTACTGGCGCAATTTCAAACGCGAAGCCTACTCAACCTTCGACTGGGGCATACGCGATGCCGATGGCTATTACTTTATCCTCGGTCGCACCGATGATGTGATCAATGTGGCCGGGCACAGATTGGGTACACGCGAGATCGAAGAAAGCATTTCCAGCCATGCCAATGTGTCGGAAGTCGCGGTAGTCGGCGTCGAAAATCCGATCAAGGGCCAATGCGCAGTCGCCTTCGTCATCCTGAAGAATGCAGCGGCAGCAGCCGATCCCGACGAAGCGCGCAAGCTGGAAGCTGAAATCATGAAGGTGGTGGATAAACGGCTCGGACCTATAGGCCGTCCGTCACATGTGTACTTTGTCAGTGCCCTGCCGAAGACACGCTCCGGCAAACTATTACGTCGCTCGATACAGGCGATTTGTGAAGGACGTGATCCAGGCGATTTGTCGGTGATAGAAGATCCGGCAGCATTGCAGCAAATACGTTCGGTGTTGGTGACAGCGTAG
- a CDS encoding TonB-dependent receptor, which produces MQQALSIEGGDRLKPRVLGPGRPAILASAISQLFLVAGVVTILALPEIAQAADAAPGTPASFAARKTYNIPAGSLEAALNRFGREAGILLSFPTELTNGLKTKGLQGSYNVQEALPLLLYGTDLVASIDGASAVIRRQSAAVSEATLPAVHVTAAATATTEGSQSYSSSVVTLNRGEQKLKDIPQSVSVLTRQRMDDQALTTLADAVGNTTGLVATQGVGPGTVIMSRGFQIDSYQYDGVPLPRNTYSIGNWSSESLAFYDRVEVLRGAAGLTQGTNSPGGAINFVRKRGQAKPTVTVTGKAGSWDHYGLQLDAGGPLNAEGTLRGRVVVDEDRSDSFINYVWANTRTLYAALDYDISPNTTVGIGISNKETRSRPSFIGLPRYADKSDIGLPRSTYTGSNWNRAYNDQTSVYADLEHRFNDNWSFKASAVAMREKNTSAHQRISAAGTGITPGGNTVRYGDFAMNLEGEQYGLDAYVRGRFEAMAMKHEVIFGANYSRYHTDDAVARRWTTGGNIFAINNNRPWQDFASIAATPGSTGTVSSYDVEQTGVYGTWRAQLTDRLTAILGGRVGWFEQMYSQPARGTDPRYESVQEASGRFTPYGGLVYALSDQWSAYTSYSDVFEVQSAPTLSGAPIKPVTGTNYEFGIKGELADGRVNTSFAVFRYDHKNRAVVDPDGLGMCSGNDCSRAAGKVRSQGFEAEVSGEVLRGLQLFGGYTFNTTKYLIDPVNEGKVFSTWTPKHMLRLWADYKLPGNLSKFSVGGGVNTQSKALSFDSSFDVPGFTIWSARAAYQVTPELSLALNVNNLFDKTYYLPSYNSTTGNNYYGTPRSALLTLKYTPRF; this is translated from the coding sequence ATGCAGCAAGCACTTAGTATCGAAGGTGGCGACCGCCTTAAGCCGCGCGTCCTTGGCCCGGGCCGACCGGCCATACTCGCCAGCGCCATTTCCCAACTCTTTCTGGTGGCAGGCGTAGTCACTATCCTTGCATTGCCGGAAATCGCACAGGCTGCAGATGCGGCACCGGGCACCCCGGCCAGCTTTGCCGCGCGCAAAACCTACAATATCCCGGCAGGATCGCTGGAAGCCGCGCTCAATCGCTTTGGCCGCGAAGCGGGCATCCTGCTTTCCTTTCCGACCGAGTTGACGAACGGTCTCAAAACCAAAGGCTTGCAAGGCAGTTATAACGTGCAGGAAGCTTTGCCCTTGTTACTGTATGGCACCGACCTGGTCGCCAGCATCGACGGCGCCAGTGCAGTGATCCGTCGCCAAAGCGCAGCGGTGTCGGAAGCGACCTTACCAGCCGTGCATGTGACAGCGGCTGCAACCGCGACCACGGAGGGTAGCCAGTCTTACTCTTCCAGCGTAGTGACGCTGAACCGGGGCGAACAAAAATTGAAGGACATTCCGCAATCGGTCAGTGTACTGACACGACAGCGCATGGATGACCAGGCACTCACCACATTGGCGGATGCCGTTGGCAACACCACCGGCCTGGTGGCAACGCAGGGCGTGGGGCCGGGAACGGTCATCATGTCGCGCGGCTTCCAGATCGACAGCTATCAATACGATGGCGTACCGCTGCCGCGCAACACATACTCTATTGGTAACTGGAGCAGCGAATCGCTGGCCTTCTATGATCGAGTTGAAGTGTTACGCGGTGCGGCGGGTCTGACGCAAGGCACCAATAGTCCTGGTGGTGCGATTAATTTTGTACGCAAACGCGGTCAGGCAAAACCGACGGTGACTGTGACGGGTAAAGCCGGGTCATGGGATCACTATGGCTTGCAACTCGATGCGGGTGGCCCGTTGAATGCAGAAGGTACGCTGCGCGGCCGCGTGGTGGTGGACGAAGATCGGAGCGATTCCTTCATCAACTATGTTTGGGCGAATACACGCACCCTGTATGCCGCACTGGATTACGACATTAGCCCGAACACCACCGTCGGCATTGGCATCAGCAACAAGGAAACACGGTCTCGCCCGTCCTTTATTGGCTTGCCGCGTTATGCAGACAAGAGCGATATAGGCTTGCCACGCTCAACTTATACAGGCTCGAACTGGAACCGGGCATATAACGATCAGACCAGCGTATACGCCGACCTCGAGCATCGCTTCAACGACAACTGGTCGTTCAAGGCATCAGCTGTCGCCATGAGAGAAAAGAACACTTCTGCGCATCAGCGCATATCCGCGGCGGGTACAGGCATTACACCAGGCGGCAATACTGTGCGTTACGGTGACTTTGCAATGAACCTGGAAGGCGAGCAATACGGACTGGATGCTTATGTGCGCGGACGCTTTGAGGCGATGGCGATGAAACATGAAGTCATCTTCGGTGCCAACTACTCCAGATATCATACCGATGATGCGGTAGCTCGCAGATGGACCACAGGTGGGAATATCTTTGCGATAAACAATAATCGTCCATGGCAGGATTTCGCCAGCATAGCGGCAACTCCCGGCTCAACAGGTACCGTTAGTAGCTATGATGTCGAGCAAACCGGTGTCTACGGTACCTGGCGCGCACAACTGACGGATCGCCTGACAGCGATCCTCGGCGGTCGTGTCGGCTGGTTTGAACAGATGTATTCCCAGCCGGCACGCGGCACGGATCCGCGCTATGAAAGTGTGCAAGAGGCTTCCGGTCGCTTCACACCATATGGTGGCCTGGTCTATGCGTTAAGTGATCAATGGTCGGCTTACACCAGCTACTCGGATGTGTTCGAGGTGCAGTCGGCTCCTACGCTTTCCGGTGCCCCTATCAAACCGGTCACCGGCACCAATTATGAGTTCGGCATCAAGGGTGAGCTGGCGGATGGACGTGTGAATACATCGTTCGCCGTATTCCGTTACGATCATAAAAATCGCGCAGTAGTCGATCCGGATGGCTTGGGCATGTGTAGCGGTAACGATTGTTCGCGAGCCGCAGGTAAAGTACGCAGCCAGGGTTTTGAAGCTGAAGTCAGTGGCGAAGTACTGCGTGGTTTACAGCTGTTTGGCGGTTACACCTTCAATACCACCAAGTACCTGATAGATCCTGTAAACGAAGGAAAGGTTTTCAGTACCTGGACTCCGAAACATATGCTGAGATTGTGGGCAGACTATAAATTGCCGGGTAACTTGAGTAAATTCAGTGTGGGTGGTGGTGTGAACACGCAAAGTAAGGCCTTGAGCTTTGATAGCAGCTTCGATGTGCCGGGCTTCACCATCTGGAGTGCACGTGCCGCTTATCAGGTGACGCCTGAATTATCACTGGCACTGAATGTGAATAACCTCTTCGACAAGACTTACTACCTGCCTTCGTACAATAGCACTACCGGCAACAACTATTACGGTACGCCACGCAGTGCCTTGTTGACATTGAAGTACACACCGCGGTTTTGA
- a CDS encoding FecR domain-containing protein yields MSALPPESTLDVSPQIARRAVEWLVALQSGDVSREALQAWLAQHPDHVRAWQRIESVNNKLRGVASPLTTALAHATLTAPRSNKRRAAIKTLATFFFVGATAYMAEEYLPWRAWSADERTALGERRTIVLVDGTELVLNTDTAVNVRFTEQERRVVLLWGEIMITTAKDALELPRPFVVQTAQGELQPVGTRFVVRQQTEVSRLDVFEGAVEIRPKDGAGLKRVIQAGQRVQFTHDGISDPVILKSDDGAWTEGMIVASGMRLQDFLAELSRYRRGRLTCDPAIADMRVSGSYPLTDTDLILTALGSTLPVEIHFMTRYWVTIRPAQSV; encoded by the coding sequence ATGAGCGCGCTACCACCGGAATCGACGCTGGATGTGTCGCCACAGATTGCGCGGCGTGCGGTCGAATGGCTGGTGGCCTTGCAATCCGGCGATGTATCGCGTGAAGCCTTGCAAGCGTGGCTGGCGCAACATCCGGATCATGTGCGCGCATGGCAAAGGATAGAAAGTGTTAATAACAAATTGCGTGGTGTCGCGTCACCGCTCACCACCGCACTTGCACATGCAACCTTGACTGCGCCACGTTCCAACAAACGTCGTGCGGCAATCAAAACCCTGGCAACTTTCTTCTTCGTGGGCGCGACTGCTTATATGGCGGAAGAATATTTGCCATGGCGCGCCTGGTCGGCAGACGAGCGCACCGCCCTGGGTGAGCGTCGCACCATCGTACTGGTGGACGGAACCGAGCTGGTCCTCAATACCGATACTGCAGTCAATGTACGCTTTACCGAACAGGAGCGCCGCGTGGTCTTGCTTTGGGGGGAGATCATGATCACGACGGCGAAGGATGCCCTGGAGCTGCCAAGGCCATTCGTGGTGCAGACCGCGCAAGGCGAGCTGCAACCTGTGGGCACGCGCTTTGTTGTGCGCCAGCAAACCGAAGTGAGTCGACTGGATGTATTCGAAGGTGCTGTCGAGATCAGGCCGAAAGACGGGGCCGGACTCAAGCGTGTCATACAGGCCGGCCAGCGCGTGCAGTTTACGCATGATGGCATATCCGACCCGGTGATATTGAAGAGTGACGACGGTGCCTGGACTGAAGGCATGATCGTCGCCAGCGGCATGCGTTTGCAGGACTTCCTGGCCGAACTCTCGCGTTATCGTCGCGGGCGCCTGACTTGCGATCCGGCGATTGCGGATATGCGTGTTTCCGGCAGCTATCCTTTAACTGATACGGATTTGATACTCACCGCACTGGGTTCGACCTTGCCGGTGGAAATCCATTTCATGACACGTTACTGGGTAACGATACGGCCGGCGCAGAGCGTTTAA
- a CDS encoding sigma-70 family RNA polymerase sigma factor, with protein MSFNETALRQEISTLYSDHHGWLQGWLRKKLGDAGKAADLAHDTFVRLLAREELIAAREPRAFLTTVAQRVLFSHWRREELERAYLNALAQLPEAFAPSPEDRAILLESLVEIDRMLDGLPIPVKRAFLYAQLDDMSHAEIAAELNISITTVKRYLIRAGVQCYFALEQA; from the coding sequence ATGTCTTTCAACGAAACCGCACTCCGTCAGGAAATCTCGACTTTGTACAGCGACCATCACGGCTGGTTGCAGGGCTGGTTGCGCAAGAAGCTGGGAGACGCCGGCAAGGCGGCGGACCTGGCGCATGACACTTTTGTGCGCCTGCTGGCCAGGGAAGAATTGATTGCAGCGCGTGAACCGCGCGCCTTCCTGACTACGGTGGCGCAGCGTGTGCTGTTCAGTCACTGGCGCCGCGAAGAGCTGGAACGTGCTTACCTAAATGCACTGGCGCAGCTGCCGGAAGCGTTTGCTCCTTCGCCGGAAGACCGGGCCATCCTGCTGGAAAGCCTGGTCGAGATTGATCGCATGCTCGATGGTTTGCCGATCCCGGTCAAACGCGCCTTCCTCTATGCGCAGCTCGATGATATGAGCCATGCGGAGATTGCCGCCGAACTGAATATTTCCATCACTACCGTCAAACGCTACCTGATACGCGCCGGCGTGCAGTGCTACTTTGCGCTGGAGCAGGCATGA